The following are from one region of the Rhizobium sullae genome:
- a CDS encoding aldo/keto reductase produces the protein MLTKTDNATTIMLWNGREIPRLGMGCWAIGGPFFAGDVPLGWGEVDDEESIEAIHRALDLGICFFDTASNYGAGHSEEVVGRAIGNRHDIVIATKFGFATDEKTKQATGAFADPAFIRKSAETSLRRLKRERLDLLQFHLNDFPLEASDEVFGVLEALRAEGKIDAFGWSTDFADRAARHAGHNGFVSVQHTMNVFEPVPAMIDVIEKNGLLSINRGPLAMGLLTGKFTADKAVGAKDVRGASLDWMVYFKDGRIAPEFAASLEAVRDLLTTGGRTLTQGALAWLWARSPRTLPIPGFRTVAQVEENAGALEKGPLPDEVMTKIDAALAGR, from the coding sequence ATGCTCACGAAAACAGATAATGCGACAACGATCATGCTCTGGAATGGCCGCGAGATTCCGCGGCTCGGCATGGGTTGCTGGGCGATCGGCGGGCCCTTTTTCGCAGGCGACGTGCCGCTCGGCTGGGGGGAGGTCGATGACGAAGAGTCGATCGAGGCCATTCACCGCGCCCTCGATCTCGGGATCTGCTTTTTCGACACGGCTTCGAATTATGGCGCCGGGCATTCGGAAGAGGTCGTCGGCCGTGCGATCGGCAACCGCCACGATATCGTCATCGCCACGAAATTCGGCTTTGCCACCGACGAGAAAACGAAGCAGGCAACGGGCGCCTTTGCCGATCCGGCTTTCATCCGCAAATCGGCGGAAACCTCGCTGCGCCGGCTGAAGCGCGAGCGGCTCGATCTCCTGCAATTCCACCTGAACGACTTTCCGCTGGAAGCTTCAGACGAAGTTTTCGGCGTGCTTGAGGCCTTGAGGGCCGAAGGCAAGATCGACGCCTTCGGCTGGAGCACGGATTTCGCGGATCGCGCCGCCCGCCACGCAGGCCACAATGGTTTTGTTTCCGTCCAGCATACGATGAATGTCTTCGAGCCAGTCCCGGCCATGATCGATGTGATCGAGAAGAACGGCCTGCTGTCGATCAACCGCGGCCCCTTGGCCATGGGGCTTCTCACCGGCAAGTTCACCGCAGACAAGGCAGTCGGCGCCAAGGATGTCCGCGGCGCAAGCCTCGACTGGATGGTCTATTTCAAGGATGGGCGCATCGCGCCGGAATTCGCCGCAAGCCTGGAGGCCGTTCGCGATCTGCTGACCACCGGCGGCCGCACGCTGACACAAGGGGCTCTTGCCTGGCTATGGGCACGCTCGCCGCGCACGCTGCCCATTCCTGGCTTCCGCACCGTCGCCCAGGTTGAGGAAAACGCCGGCGCCTTGGAAAAGGGACCGCTGCCTGACGAGGTGATGACGAAGATCGATGCCGCGCTGGCGGGCCGTTAA
- a CDS encoding MOSC domain-containing protein — MRVSDLFIYPLKSARGIAIPFSAVDAFGLPGDRRAMVTDPAGHFITQRELPALARIEVRPEPNAFRLLMAGKPDIAVPVPQPDRRMDVVVWKSLVNAAVADDESNARLSEWLGRDVKLIFFDGQARRIASAEWAGDGTPVTFADGYQILVTTTGSLKALNANLAKHAEGSVGMERFRPNIVIDTDEAWPEDRWAAIEIGGIRFDLVKPCARCIMTTQDQMTGSREVPSPMPAMGRIRMSADRRVPGPIFGWNVTPRGTGSIAIGDAVTVVEERPEGWAFKVRAAD; from the coding sequence ATGCGCGTCAGCGATCTTTTTATCTATCCGCTCAAGAGCGCCCGCGGCATCGCCATTCCTTTCTCGGCGGTCGACGCATTCGGCCTTCCCGGCGACCGCCGCGCCATGGTGACGGATCCGGCCGGTCATTTCATCACGCAGCGCGAATTGCCCGCACTTGCCCGGATCGAAGTGCGACCCGAGCCGAACGCTTTCCGGCTGCTGATGGCCGGAAAGCCGGATATTGCCGTGCCAGTGCCGCAGCCCGACCGCCGGATGGATGTCGTCGTCTGGAAATCCTTGGTAAATGCCGCAGTTGCCGACGACGAAAGCAATGCGCGGCTTTCCGAATGGCTCGGACGTGACGTGAAGCTGATTTTCTTCGATGGCCAGGCGCGACGCATCGCAAGTGCCGAATGGGCGGGTGATGGGACGCCCGTGACGTTCGCCGACGGCTATCAGATCCTGGTGACAACGACCGGTTCGCTGAAAGCGCTCAACGCCAATCTCGCCAAGCATGCGGAAGGCAGCGTCGGCATGGAGCGCTTCCGGCCGAACATCGTCATCGACACCGACGAAGCCTGGCCGGAAGACCGCTGGGCGGCAATCGAGATCGGCGGCATCCGCTTCGATCTCGTGAAGCCCTGCGCGCGCTGCATCATGACGACGCAGGACCAGATGACCGGCTCGCGCGAGGTTCCAAGCCCGATGCCCGCGATGGGCCGCATCCGCATGTCGGCAGACCGCCGCGTGCCGGGCCCGATTTTCGGCTGGAACGTTACGCCGCGCGGCACCGGCAGCATCGCGATCGGCGACGCTGTGACCGTCGTCGAGGAACGGCCGGAAGGCTGGGCGTTCAAGGTGCGCGCGGCGGATTAA
- a CDS encoding HD domain-containing protein, whose amino-acid sequence MFEAKAFSPFESLAAELIPYATEGDDGSHDLAHILRVFRNAMRIHATEGGNGRILSAAVLLHDCVAVEKSSPLRSKASALAAQKASGILKELGWTAEEIAAVAHAITTHSFSANITPETLEARILQDSDRLDAIGMVGAARCFYIGGRMASGLYDPFDPAAEHRPLDDRRYAIDHFQTKLFKLADGFQTAAGRALAAERDKRLRDFLAAFMDEI is encoded by the coding sequence ATGTTCGAGGCCAAGGCCTTCTCTCCCTTCGAAAGCCTCGCGGCCGAACTCATTCCCTATGCCACGGAGGGCGATGATGGGTCTCATGATCTTGCCCATATCCTGCGCGTCTTCCGCAATGCGATGCGCATACACGCGACAGAGGGCGGAAACGGTCGAATCCTGTCCGCCGCCGTGCTGCTCCATGACTGCGTCGCGGTCGAAAAAAGTTCGCCGCTGCGCTCCAAAGCTTCGGCGCTCGCGGCACAAAAGGCGTCCGGCATCCTGAAGGAACTGGGCTGGACGGCAGAGGAAATTGCGGCCGTTGCACATGCGATCACCACACACAGCTTTTCCGCCAACATCACGCCGGAAACCCTCGAAGCGCGGATATTGCAGGATTCCGACCGCCTCGACGCAATCGGCATGGTGGGCGCGGCGCGCTGTTTTTATATCGGCGGGCGCATGGCTTCCGGCCTTTATGATCCGTTCGACCCGGCTGCCGAACACCGCCCGCTCGACGACCGGCGCTACGCCATTGACCATTTCCAGACAAAGCTGTTCAAACTTGCCGACGGATTTCAGACGGCGGCAGGACGCGCCCTTGCAGCCGAACGCGACAAACGTCTTCGGGATTTCCTCGCGGCGTTCATGGACGAGATTTAG
- a CDS encoding putative bifunctional diguanylate cyclase/phosphodiesterase, whose translation MDAETLFWQQCTQAVNDDGSVDAQRLMALVIETYRSHGRGRALFALVLDNLPLGLSVFDSAQRLTLCNGRFRQIFGFSDDQAVPGVPVQALSTNIHGKERKVARSAFRSKDERTAPPGQGKIRRREWLMDDGRVILSVVTVLPDGSNIAIHSDITEERKAAERIAHLAHHDPLTGLPNRIRFREQVDAALSERAPDEQIALVHLNLDRFKSINNTMGVSTGDTILRQVAERIRASAGSENMLARLGSDEFAILQRGRQQPWNVTALADQIRRELSEPFFRGDKQIELSVSMGIAVAPEDGAETDVLLRNAGVALSQAKADGRKHERFFTSEMASRIQARHALEADLRLALQNDEFELHYQPLYDLRQQRICGFEALVRWNHPTRGRVAPMEFIPLAEEVGLVVDIGRWVLKKACSEAACWPEDIKIAVNVSAIQFTSSDLLADVDEAVAEAAISPARLELEITESVLMENLGDTLPILHALKERGTRISMDDFGTGYSSLSYLSSFPFDKIKIDKSFVSGIAENKEAYAIMHAIILLGDALGMRVTVEGVETAEQKSLLESEECDEIQGYYISPPAPAPDVARLLSASRSGSMAKAS comes from the coding sequence ATGGATGCTGAAACGCTCTTTTGGCAGCAATGCACCCAAGCCGTAAATGATGACGGTTCTGTCGATGCGCAGCGCCTGATGGCGCTTGTCATCGAGACCTATCGAAGCCATGGCCGCGGGCGGGCCCTCTTCGCACTCGTGCTCGACAACCTGCCGCTGGGTCTCAGCGTCTTCGATTCGGCACAACGCCTGACCCTTTGCAACGGTCGATTCCGTCAGATCTTCGGTTTCTCCGACGATCAGGCAGTCCCCGGCGTTCCTGTGCAGGCTCTCAGCACCAATATCCACGGAAAGGAGAGGAAGGTGGCACGATCCGCGTTCCGCTCCAAAGATGAGCGTACCGCGCCGCCCGGCCAAGGGAAAATCCGCCGGCGCGAATGGCTGATGGACGACGGCCGCGTTATCTTGAGTGTTGTGACCGTCTTGCCGGACGGCAGCAATATCGCGATCCATTCCGATATCACCGAAGAACGAAAGGCAGCCGAGCGGATCGCACATCTTGCCCATCACGATCCGCTGACCGGGCTGCCGAACCGCATCCGTTTTCGCGAGCAGGTCGATGCTGCCCTTTCCGAGCGTGCGCCAGACGAGCAGATCGCGCTCGTACACCTCAACCTCGACCGATTTAAATCCATCAACAATACGATGGGCGTTTCGACCGGCGACACCATCCTCCGCCAAGTTGCCGAACGCATCCGCGCATCGGCTGGCAGCGAGAACATGCTGGCCCGCCTCGGCTCCGACGAATTCGCGATCCTTCAACGCGGAAGGCAGCAGCCGTGGAATGTTACCGCGCTTGCCGACCAGATCCGCCGCGAACTTTCCGAGCCCTTCTTTCGCGGCGACAAGCAGATCGAACTCAGCGTCTCGATGGGAATCGCAGTCGCTCCCGAGGACGGCGCCGAGACGGACGTGCTGCTCCGCAATGCCGGCGTCGCGCTCTCGCAGGCCAAGGCGGACGGGCGCAAACACGAGCGCTTCTTCACGAGCGAGATGGCCTCCCGCATCCAGGCCCGTCACGCGCTCGAAGCCGACCTTCGCCTAGCGCTGCAGAACGACGAATTCGAGTTGCACTACCAGCCGCTCTACGATCTGCGCCAGCAGCGCATCTGCGGCTTCGAAGCGCTCGTGCGCTGGAACCATCCGACGCGCGGACGCGTGGCGCCGATGGAGTTCATTCCGCTCGCCGAAGAGGTCGGCCTTGTCGTCGATATCGGGCGCTGGGTCCTGAAAAAAGCGTGCAGCGAAGCAGCGTGCTGGCCGGAAGACATCAAGATCGCCGTCAACGTCTCGGCGATCCAGTTCACCAGCAGCGATCTGCTGGCCGATGTCGATGAGGCAGTCGCGGAGGCGGCGATATCGCCGGCGCGGCTGGAACTGGAGATTACCGAAAGCGTGCTGATGGAAAACCTCGGCGATACGCTGCCGATCCTCCATGCCCTGAAAGAGCGCGGCACCAGGATTTCCATGGACGATTTCGGCACCGGCTATTCGTCGCTGAGCTACCTCAGCAGCTTTCCCTTCGACAAAATCAAGATCGACAAGTCCTTCGTCAGCGGTATAGCCGAAAACAAGGAAGCCTACGCGATCATGCACGCGATCATCCTGCTCGGAGATGCGCTCGGCATGCGCGTCACGGTCGAGGGCGTCGAGACGGCCGAGCAGAAGAGCCTGCTCGAAAGCGAGGAATGCGACGAAATTCAGGGCTACTACATCAGCCCGCCGGCGCCGGCACCTGATGTCGCTCGCCTGCTTTCGGCATCACGCTCCGGATCCATGGCGAAGGCGAGCTGA
- a CDS encoding superoxide dismutase family protein yields the protein MARIVTIAVFAVAASASMAFAQDKQTAVANFVGEDGKENGRAMLTAAANGGLLIELEVSGLPANRWVGFHVHEVGKCDAATHHESAGKHFNPTQAEHGILTAKGPHAGDMPNQYVGQDGVLRAQVFDGMVSLDDKKDGIRGRALMIHANSDDYRSQPAGDAGARLACGVVE from the coding sequence ATGGCAAGGATAGTCACGATTGCGGTATTCGCAGTTGCCGCATCAGCGTCGATGGCATTTGCGCAGGATAAGCAGACAGCGGTTGCAAATTTTGTCGGCGAAGACGGCAAGGAGAACGGCCGTGCGATGCTGACGGCTGCGGCAAATGGCGGCTTGTTGATCGAACTCGAAGTCTCTGGACTTCCGGCAAACAGGTGGGTGGGTTTTCACGTCCACGAAGTCGGCAAATGCGACGCGGCCACCCATCATGAATCGGCTGGCAAGCATTTCAATCCGACGCAGGCCGAGCACGGCATACTGACCGCCAAGGGTCCGCACGCCGGTGACATGCCGAACCAGTATGTCGGCCAGGATGGCGTCCTGCGCGCGCAGGTCTTTGACGGCATGGTGTCGCTCGATGATAAGAAGGACGGCATTCGCGGCCGCGCGCTGATGATCCATGCGAATTCGGACGATTATCGCAGCCAGCCGGCGGGCGATGCGGGCGCAAGGCTCGCTTGCGGTGTTGTCGAATGA
- a CDS encoding mechanosensitive ion channel family protein, whose protein sequence is MEQATDVIAATRTALNEASALAVQYSFSILGAIILLIGGWLMARFVSRWAYEGMSRVRGIDETLVRFFTNVLRYALLILVFVTVLAQFGVQTASIIAALGAAGLAIGLALQGTLQNIAAGIMLLILRPFRVGEYIETSSVSGTVREIGLFATEFKTGDGLYRLAPNSILWNTPITNYSREPTRQNELKISLAYEDDADVAMERLLGFAKADPRVLKTPAPAVFIDSMSGATIGLTLRYWAKTGDWWGVSRDMIKRAKLAIDEAGHLIPPSGAAAQPGPAAADAEMTADEPKMRERKSR, encoded by the coding sequence ATGGAGCAGGCAACCGACGTCATCGCGGCAACCAGAACGGCACTCAACGAAGCAAGCGCGCTAGCCGTGCAATACTCATTCTCGATCCTCGGGGCGATCATCCTTCTGATCGGCGGCTGGCTCATGGCGCGTTTCGTGAGCCGTTGGGCCTATGAAGGCATGTCGCGGGTGCGCGGCATCGACGAAACGTTGGTGCGTTTCTTCACAAATGTGTTGCGCTATGCATTGCTGATCCTCGTTTTTGTCACGGTTCTTGCCCAGTTCGGCGTTCAGACTGCGTCGATCATCGCCGCTCTTGGTGCTGCGGGCCTGGCGATCGGACTGGCGCTGCAGGGCACGCTGCAGAATATCGCGGCGGGCATCATGCTGCTCATCCTGCGCCCCTTCCGGGTCGGCGAGTATATCGAGACGAGCAGCGTCTCGGGCACGGTGCGCGAGATCGGTCTCTTCGCCACGGAGTTCAAGACGGGTGACGGGCTCTATCGCCTCGCGCCCAATTCGATCCTCTGGAACACGCCGATCACCAATTACAGCCGGGAACCGACGCGCCAGAACGAGTTGAAGATAAGCCTTGCCTACGAAGACGATGCCGATGTGGCCATGGAGCGATTGCTCGGCTTTGCCAAAGCCGATCCGCGCGTGCTGAAAACGCCAGCACCGGCCGTCTTCATCGACAGCATGAGCGGCGCCACGATTGGTCTCACCCTGCGCTATTGGGCCAAGACCGGAGACTGGTGGGGCGTGAGCCGCGACATGATCAAGCGCGCCAAGCTTGCGATCGATGAGGCCGGGCATCTCATTCCTCCATCCGGCGCTGCAGCGCAGCCCGGACCGGCCGCCGCCGATGCCGAAATGACAGCAGACGAGCCAAAAATGCGAGAACGGAAAAGCCGGTAG
- a CDS encoding tyrosine phosphatase family protein, with the protein MTRIVVSPLSRIAEMAVRYGAREMISLMAKEQAFHRPGVIAADRHLLLHMNDIAFKGTGNLVAPEEAHVRQLIDFAAAWDQRSPLLIHCWMGVSRSPAAALIAALSLAPDQDEIALAKRLRSASPYATPNARIVEIGDVLLQRKGRLVEAVRAIGRGADTDGNAPFVLPVAAEFGG; encoded by the coding sequence ATGACAAGGATCGTCGTTTCACCGCTTTCGCGGATCGCCGAAATGGCGGTGCGCTACGGGGCGCGGGAGATGATCAGCCTGATGGCGAAGGAACAGGCCTTTCACCGTCCGGGCGTGATTGCTGCCGACCGTCATCTGCTGCTGCACATGAACGACATCGCCTTCAAGGGAACGGGAAACTTGGTTGCGCCCGAGGAGGCGCATGTGCGCCAGCTGATCGACTTCGCCGCCGCCTGGGATCAACGCTCGCCTTTGCTCATCCATTGCTGGATGGGGGTTTCGCGCTCCCCCGCAGCCGCCCTGATCGCGGCTCTTTCGCTTGCGCCGGACCAGGACGAGATTGCGCTGGCAAAGCGCCTGCGCAGCGCCTCGCCCTATGCGACGCCCAATGCGCGCATCGTCGAGATCGGCGATGTGCTTCTTCAGAGAAAGGGCCGTCTGGTGGAGGCCGTCCGGGCCATCGGACGTGGCGCGGATACCGACGGCAATGCGCCTTTCGTGCTGCCGGTCGCCGCGGAATTCGGCGGTTGA
- a CDS encoding HD family hydrolase yields MLSGRRLDLLDPSPLDVELSDIAHGLARVARWNGQTSGNHAFSVAQHCLVVEDIFRRFNDATPDDCMMALLHDAPEYVIGDMISPFKAVVGGGYKVVERRLEAAIHLRFGLPPHPSRELKDKIKKADTIAAYFEATCLAGFTPVEAQKFFGQPRGVSKDMLLIEPLPALEAQRLFCERFEAIETMRRRAKP; encoded by the coding sequence ATGCTTTCCGGCCGGCGCCTCGATCTGCTGGATCCCTCGCCGCTTGATGTCGAACTCAGTGATATCGCCCATGGTCTGGCACGTGTCGCGCGCTGGAACGGCCAGACCTCCGGGAACCACGCCTTTTCCGTCGCCCAGCACTGCCTCGTCGTCGAGGACATCTTCCGGCGGTTCAACGATGCGACGCCGGACGACTGCATGATGGCCCTGCTGCACGATGCCCCGGAATATGTGATCGGCGATATGATCTCGCCTTTCAAGGCGGTGGTGGGCGGCGGCTACAAGGTCGTGGAGAGGCGGCTCGAGGCGGCGATTCACCTGCGCTTTGGCCTGCCGCCGCATCCTTCGCGGGAACTCAAGGACAAGATCAAGAAGGCCGATACGATCGCTGCCTATTTCGAGGCGACCTGCCTTGCCGGTTTCACGCCGGTCGAAGCGCAGAAATTCTTCGGCCAGCCGCGTGGCGTCAGCAAGGACATGCTGTTGATCGAGCCGCTTCCGGCGCTGGAGGCGCAGCGGCTGTTCTGTGAACGCTTCGAAGCGATCGAAACGATGCGTAGGCGCGCGAAACCATGA
- the ygfZ gene encoding CAF17-like 4Fe-4S cluster assembly/insertion protein YgfZ, with the protein MPAVFLNDRALIRVCGADAESFLHNLITTDIISLSASEARPGALLTPQGKILFDFMIWRDGTDFVIETDAGQREALVKRLTMYKLRAAVTLEVVEEPGVTVSWDDDTAEGVADSRFAKAGVVLLRRGGNHGAADAALYDALRAAHGVAISGADFALQDAFPHDVLLDLNGGLSFRKGCYVGQEVVSRMQHRGTARRRVVSVSADADLPATGTEITATGKPVGTLGTVAGRNGLAIVRIDRVGEAIANGTPLLAGETTVSLTLPPWSGLTFPASTDEASA; encoded by the coding sequence ATGCCAGCCGTCTTTCTGAACGATCGCGCGCTTATCCGCGTCTGCGGCGCCGACGCCGAATCCTTCCTGCACAATCTCATTACGACCGACATCATCTCGCTTTCCGCGAGCGAAGCGCGGCCGGGTGCACTGCTGACGCCGCAGGGAAAGATCCTGTTCGACTTCATGATCTGGCGCGACGGCACCGATTTCGTCATCGAGACGGACGCGGGGCAGCGGGAAGCGCTCGTGAAGCGGCTTACCATGTACAAGCTGCGTGCCGCTGTGACACTTGAGGTAGTCGAAGAGCCTGGCGTTACCGTTTCTTGGGACGACGACACCGCCGAAGGCGTGGCCGACAGCCGCTTTGCCAAGGCCGGGGTGGTGCTTCTGCGCCGCGGCGGCAATCACGGCGCGGCGGATGCCGCACTTTACGATGCGTTGCGCGCTGCGCACGGCGTTGCGATTTCCGGTGCGGATTTCGCCCTGCAGGACGCGTTTCCGCATGACGTGCTGCTGGATCTGAACGGCGGGCTTTCCTTCAGGAAGGGATGCTATGTCGGTCAGGAAGTGGTTTCCCGCATGCAGCATCGCGGCACCGCGCGGCGGCGTGTCGTATCGGTCAGCGCGGATGCTGATCTTCCGGCAACAGGGACCGAAATCACCGCGACCGGAAAGCCGGTCGGCACTTTGGGCACGGTCGCCGGCAGAAATGGACTTGCGATCGTCCGCATCGATCGCGTTGGCGAAGCGATCGCAAATGGCACTCCGCTCTTGGCGGGAGAGACGACAGTTTCGCTGACGCTGCCGCCCTGGTCCGGCCTCACCTTCCCTGCCAGCACCGACGAGGCGAGCGCGTGA
- a CDS encoding TIGR02301 family protein: MARVSTISMIPVRRVFLSLVVCAGSAMAAVAWAQDKAPPVEPETIPAAPAIVPYDDKLLRLAEVIGSVHYLRTLCKAPGGSEWRSDMQRLLDSETKDEPQRKEKLTAAFNHGYRAFASVYTDCTPSAIVAEERYRNEGATLATEITSRFGN, encoded by the coding sequence ATGGCGAGGGTATCAACTATCAGCATGATTCCCGTTCGACGCGTCTTCTTGTCTCTCGTTGTCTGCGCCGGTTCGGCTATGGCCGCTGTGGCATGGGCGCAGGACAAGGCACCGCCGGTCGAGCCCGAAACCATACCTGCAGCGCCCGCCATCGTGCCTTATGACGACAAGCTTTTGCGGCTGGCGGAAGTGATCGGGTCGGTTCATTACCTGCGCACGCTCTGCAAGGCGCCGGGCGGCAGTGAATGGCGAAGCGACATGCAAAGGCTGCTGGATTCGGAGACGAAAGACGAACCGCAGCGGAAGGAAAAGCTGACGGCGGCGTTCAACCACGGCTACCGCGCTTTTGCTTCGGTCTACACCGATTGCACTCCATCGGCCATCGTGGCAGAAGAGCGCTACCGTAACGAAGGTGCAACACTCGCCACAGAAATTACCTCGCGCTTTGGAAATTAG
- a CDS encoding NUDIX hydrolase: MTSNPRAASSAILERDGRFLLVLRRNPPSADMYAFPGGRAENSETPDQTALREFEEETGIRAYNPQLFAAYDLKAHAADGSVSSHFLLSVFTVEADGKAIAEASDDAAALGWYTVEEIRRLPVPQSVLECAERLSVRQ, encoded by the coding sequence ATGACTTCAAATCCAAGAGCAGCGTCTTCGGCGATCCTTGAGCGCGACGGCCGCTTCCTTCTCGTACTCCGCCGCAACCCGCCGTCTGCTGATATGTATGCCTTTCCCGGCGGCCGGGCGGAAAATAGCGAGACACCGGACCAGACCGCGCTGCGCGAATTCGAGGAGGAGACCGGCATCCGCGCCTATAATCCGCAGCTCTTTGCGGCCTACGACCTGAAGGCCCATGCCGCCGACGGCAGCGTCAGCAGCCATTTTCTCCTTTCGGTTTTCACCGTAGAGGCTGACGGGAAAGCGATCGCCGAAGCTTCGGACGACGCGGCCGCTCTCGGGTGGTACACCGTCGAGGAAATCCGCCGCTTGCCGGTGCCCCAGTCGGTGCTTGAATGCGCCGAACGGCTCTCCGTGCGACAATAA
- a CDS encoding YnfA family protein — translation MTYIIYAFAALFEIAGCFAFWAWLRIGKPVWWLAPGMVSLALFAWLLTLVPSEAAGRTFAAYGGIYIVASLLWLWLVENRVPDRWDIGGAAVCLAGAAIILFGPRP, via the coding sequence CTGACCTACATCATCTACGCTTTTGCGGCCCTTTTTGAAATCGCCGGTTGCTTCGCCTTCTGGGCATGGCTCCGGATAGGCAAGCCGGTCTGGTGGCTCGCGCCGGGCATGGTTTCGCTTGCGCTTTTCGCCTGGCTTCTGACGCTGGTGCCGAGCGAGGCGGCCGGCCGCACCTTCGCAGCCTATGGCGGCATTTATATCGTCGCATCACTTTTATGGCTGTGGCTTGTGGAAAATCGCGTTCCGGACCGCTGGGATATCGGCGGCGCGGCCGTCTGCCTTGCAGGGGCGGCGATCATCCTCTTCGGGCCGCGGCCTTGA
- a CDS encoding SOS response-associated peptidase codes for MCGRYALTLTPEELKEILGLLELEDFPARYNIAPTQPILVVVSGETQVRGSNLPDRRAVLVRWGFTPSWVKDPKEFPLLINARAETATGKASFRAAMRHRRVLVPASGFYEWHRPSKESGEKPQAYWIRPRRGGVVALAGLMETWSSADGSEVDTGAILTTAANASIASIHDRMPVVIKPEDFARWLDCKTQEPRDVAGLMRPAEEDFFEAIPVSDKVNKVINMGADLQTPVVVEKPPKPPGKKPGGDQLSFF; via the coding sequence ATGTGCGGACGCTATGCCTTGACGCTGACCCCCGAGGAGTTGAAGGAGATACTTGGGCTTCTGGAGCTTGAGGACTTTCCCGCTCGCTACAATATTGCGCCGACACAGCCGATTCTCGTCGTCGTTTCCGGCGAAACGCAGGTGAGGGGCAGCAATCTTCCGGATCGTCGCGCCGTGCTGGTGCGTTGGGGCTTCACGCCATCCTGGGTGAAGGATCCCAAGGAATTTCCGCTGCTCATCAATGCGCGGGCCGAAACCGCGACCGGCAAGGCATCCTTCCGTGCCGCGATGCGCCATCGCCGCGTGCTCGTCCCGGCCTCCGGCTTTTACGAGTGGCACCGTCCCTCGAAGGAAAGCGGAGAGAAACCGCAGGCCTATTGGATCAGGCCTCGCCGCGGCGGCGTGGTCGCTCTCGCCGGCCTGATGGAAACCTGGTCGTCCGCGGACGGCTCGGAAGTCGATACGGGCGCGATCCTGACCACAGCCGCCAACGCGTCCATTGCATCGATCCACGACCGCATGCCGGTCGTCATCAAGCCGGAGGATTTCGCTCGCTGGCTCGACTGCAAAACGCAGGAGCCGCGGGATGTCGCTGGCTTGATGCGGCCCGCAGAAGAGGACTTCTTCGAAGCGATCCCCGTCTCTGACAAAGTCAATAAGGTCATCAATATGGGGGCCGATCTGCAAACGCCCGTCGTTGTCGAGAAGCCGCCGAAACCGCCCGGCAAGAAACCTGGCGGCGATCAACTCAGCTTCTTCTGA
- a CDS encoding LysE/ArgO family amino acid transporter — protein sequence MTNVLDLGCPFGFFLGASLIIAIGAQNAFVLRQGLLRSHVFVICLICALSDALLIAAGVAGLGTLISHSPGLISVVTLGGAIFLGVYAVMAFRRSLHPGVMKAGAPDGLSLKAAVATCLAFTFLNPHVYLDTVVLLGSLSAAYQGSDRIAYGAGAAVGSFLWFFGLGYGARLLQPVFAKPAAWRVLDVIIGIVMSLLAISLLVRFFRPA from the coding sequence ATAACAAATGTTCTCGATCTCGGCTGCCCTTTCGGTTTCTTCCTCGGCGCATCCCTCATCATTGCGATCGGTGCACAGAATGCTTTCGTGCTACGCCAGGGGCTGCTGCGCTCGCATGTCTTCGTCATCTGCCTGATCTGCGCTCTGTCGGATGCGCTGCTGATCGCAGCCGGCGTCGCCGGCCTCGGAACCCTGATCTCGCATTCGCCGGGGCTGATTTCCGTCGTGACGCTCGGCGGCGCGATCTTTCTCGGTGTCTATGCCGTCATGGCCTTCCGCCGCTCGCTGCATCCCGGCGTCATGAAGGCGGGAGCACCAGACGGACTGAGCCTGAAGGCCGCCGTTGCCACCTGCCTGGCCTTCACATTCCTCAATCCGCATGTCTATCTGGATACGGTCGTCCTGCTCGGCAGCCTTTCGGCCGCCTACCAGGGTTCGGATCGAATCGCCTACGGGGCAGGGGCTGCCGTCGGGTCATTCCTCTGGTTTTTCGGGCTGGGATATGGCGCGCGTCTGCTGCAGCCGGTCTTCGCAAAACCCGCCGCGTGGCGGGTCCTCGATGTCATCATCGGTATCGTCATGAGCCTGCTGGCAATCAGCCTACTCGTTCGGTTCTTCCGTCCGGCTTAG